GGCGGCAACCTGAGCGGCGACGACCTCGGCGCTTCCCGGTCTTTCCGCCTCAGCCTCCTGGCGCCAGCCCTCCAGGTAGGCCTCGGTCGAGGAGGCCCCCGTGCGCATGGCCAGCGTGTCGATCAGGTCCTGGAAGCGCTGCGAGAGCGGGGCACGGACGGTCTGGTCCCCCTCGACCGCCTCGACCAGGGAAGGGATGTCCCGCCAGAAGATGACCCGGTAGCGGGCCATCAGCCGGGGACGAC
This sequence is a window from Candidatus Rokuibacteriota bacterium. Protein-coding genes within it:
- a CDS encoding virulence factor, producing the protein MARYRVIFWRDIPSLVEAVEGDQTVRAPLSQRFQDLIDTLAMRTGASSTEAYLEGWRQEAEAERPGSAEVVAAQVAAELEAGFERLVQHHLLETPPQPE